A region of Leptolyngbyaceae cyanobacterium DNA encodes the following proteins:
- a CDS encoding universal stress protein: MNIKPILARLQTTIGRDELSEEMLLLPGNKNWSAEEAESVKPLTLIVGYKGSPNSHAALDLSLLIAHQTRLATSKQVIVKLVYIIDENQICDRGDDFVSYTIEKNRTELIASSTSKSAIPVLTKPTISQVATIETSSINSPCSTNNSLLEAENVLWQARCLVEEWRDSFIAHLRIGKVAVELRKVVELETADLLIVGCRSERHPIVQNLGADFPCPVLGIPGSIGE, translated from the coding sequence ATGAATATCAAACCTATTTTAGCTCGGCTACAAACTACGATCGGTCGAGATGAATTAAGTGAGGAGATGTTATTACTGCCAGGAAATAAAAACTGGAGCGCTGAGGAAGCTGAATCTGTCAAACCGCTTACTTTAATAGTTGGTTATAAGGGATCGCCCAACAGTCACGCCGCTTTAGATCTTAGTCTTCTAATCGCCCATCAAACTCGTTTAGCTACTAGCAAGCAAGTGATAGTTAAACTAGTTTACATCATAGATGAAAACCAAATTTGCGATCGCGGCGATGATTTTGTTTCCTATACAATCGAGAAGAATCGAACAGAACTTATCGCTTCATCTACATCAAAGTCTGCTATCCCGGTTTTAACAAAACCGACTATCAGCCAAGTAGCAACAATAGAAACTAGCAGCATCAATTCTCCTTGTTCGACCAATAATTCTCTCTTGGAAGCAGAAAACGTGTTATGGCAAGCACGTTGTTTGGTAGAAGAATGGCGCGATTCTTTCATCGCTCATTTGCGAATCGGCAAAGTAGCGGTCGAACTGCGAAAAGTAGTGGAATTGGAAACAGCAGATTTGCTAATAGTTGGTTGTCGATCAGAACGGCATCCAATTGTCCAAAATTTAGGCGCTGATTTTCCTTGTCCGGTGTTGGGTATTCCCGGTTCTATAGGTGAATAA